From the genome of Medicago truncatula cultivar Jemalong A17 chromosome 2, MtrunA17r5.0-ANR, whole genome shotgun sequence:
gaaacaaagttaactattatcattaatcaatcaatgttcaatacaagaaggataagaataaaaaaatacggTGACTAGCCCAAGAACAGCCTGCCCTAGCTAAACTATGATCGcttgtctcctaacaaactTCACCTCGAAGTTGGAATGTAAAGATAATTGATAAATAATACTAGAAACAATAGCATAGAATTCTGAATCACCATAGTCCAGAGACAATAGAGCTTGAACTAGAGTAGATGAGTCAGACTCGAAGACAACCCAGTCCCATCTGTTTGCATCAGCAAATCAAATTACCTCGAGTAAGGCTACTGTCTCTCCCTTCATAACCGTCATATTTGCCCGCTACCATGACCCATTAACACTCTtaattgtataatatatttgCTCATGGGCGAAGACACACTATATAGCCTTAGTTGTTGAACTTTTCTAAAAGaaacttaattatataataCTCTTTATGACCTATTATGAGTATCACGTTTGATTtttcacacaaattaagaagttataaatgaaagaaatataataattttattaaattaatcttATTTAAGTATTATTGTATTCACATTTATTATAAATACAAAGTAAATGATTTTGACTTAGAAATCACGCTAACAATGAGAATTGGACGTCACATCaataaatcatatcatatataaaaaagtaaaatcgctcaaaaaagttaaagatcaacatcacaaaatcataatatttagaggaccaatttttttttttaaaccttcatataataaaatgtgaaaataaacatttttttttgaacaagcaaatgtgaaaataaacattcattttaaaacaatttaattttacaaatGTGACACACATTACAATGCAACAATGAATACTAactatttatatgatatattaccGGGGCCAATCCTCGGGAGTGCAAGAGGTTCTACAGAACCGAGCCTCCAAATACTATGGgtctcaaaaaaattataatacccACCcccattaaaattaaaaaattacatgttacttttttttcttcttcagtaCACGTATGAgttttttctagactctagttctACTTTTTAGACATAATTTGATGCTATCAAACCACCatcaatttgtataatcacttaatcagtcaatttgtaaagctatttcattgaaagaatcacaacaattatttctttttcgcataaactattcattttttcctttcctaTGACGTATGAGTGACATTCCAAATGACACCGTTAGGTAAATTTCActtctctttcacttaattttattttgttttgtttcatgtttAAAAGTTCTTctgattttgactttttaatgaaatttaactacacataaaaaaatatatttttgttttactcgaacctattttaaaaatagaaccgAACCTCCTATTTTATTGGAACGACCTTATATATTACCTAGAGCGTACTTACAACTTGTCAAACGAAAAAAGAGCACATTGATAAAACTAGAAAAGCCTACAACTATTGGACTTGGATGCTCTCATGCATACATTCTTcttcaacaaaattaataaggGAAAATTAAGAGATGataaagaaagagagaatatttaagaaagagagaaagaattaaaatattgtAGAAGGGGTGTAGAGAAATTGTGGGCTAGGAACGCCCTACATCGATTGCCTATTTTTAATGCCACGTTTTCTGATTCTAGAGAGTAGCAATGAttcttttcacttttatttagtaaaaaaaaaggtaaaataccaacaaaattattcaaatacAATTATCTATCTATGATTCTTAACTCATTTTTTGATCAAATGATCAACACTCTACCCTctaatttaaaatgatttatCAATTCTATTCACTACTttcaaaataatagttttttttttttttatgacaatgaCTAACGGTCAATAGTTAATAAGGACTTCCtcctcaaatatttttttctttattttatttataactcCTCTtaatgtttgttaaaaaaatccaaGACGCCGTAAATTTAACAAAATCTAGTTAAACAAATACACAAGTAAATGtactatatattaaatttagttTTAGCCCACGGGAGAGAGTGAAAACCtaataaacaatattaaaatgttAATATTGAAACAATtcatatagaaaaataaattcctttaaaaaattgtaggaaaataaattattaaagcCATATGTATCACATGATACGTAATGCTTAGAGTATTATTCgaagtttctttttttgttggcGAAAAGCATTAAAGTAACACTTATTGTTTTTTCAAAGGTGATGATTCTTTTGAGAGGATTCAAAGTAATGCTTAGTAATAGTATTTTTCAAAGTTGAGacaaacttgtaaaaaaaaaaaaaaaaaacttgagacaagctttaaaatttaaataatatatatcccTATAAAAAGGGTAAGCGAGAACGGGGAAAGTAAGTAAAACAATTGACTATtatcaaaaggaaaaaagaaagtaagAAAATGGAAAGGAAGAAAGACAAGAACTTAATATCTTTTTAGActaaataattaataacttgATCATTGAACGTGTGATGCactattattttactttttttgaaatatgtgaTGCACTATTATTGTAATACGTGATATATTAAAATTGTAAATGCAtcatcaaatattatatttgtttgttatttatgAACTAATTTGAGTGATagtataaaacatatttaaagatgaaaatgacTAACTAAACTCAAAACAACTAACAATAAGGATGTGTTTGATATttaatattgtgatataataaaatattataatgataGTATTTCACACATTCAATGATCAAAATCATTGCTCGCTCCATccgtttatttattttgaccaAAGAATATAACTtcatccgtcccaaattgtatgacgttttgggcatttcatacatattaagaaatgtaattaatattgtgtgggaaagagatattatgagttgttttacaaaattgtcctcaataaatgatatgggaaagataaattaaggaattgaaagaagagagagtaataaatagtcaaagatataataagaaaagtaacattaatttttcattagtattgtaaagcgatatacaatttaggacaaatattttttctaaaatgacatacaatttgagacggatggagtatttgtttattcatttCGGCATAAGAAAGACAACAACCAAAATAGTTGAGTAGCCGCgactaaataaaattttatattttgtaaattaagaatatattggtaaaaaaactcttataaataggacaaCAAAACAATGTTATATTTAAAGACAAAATTATACTTATCATGTCTTCAATTAGATGTCACTTTTGAATTTTACAATAAAGGAGTGATTAACGATGTTAATTTAatggtaaaatatattttatttattaaatattattattaattataattagtggagtaataattgattttttcttttgtggtgCAATAGATAAGAATAtgttaatgaaaaatattaataaatgttttattgATATTAAGAGtataaaagagataaataatttgaagaaaaaaagtaaaaataacatttaataatTTGGAACGGGATTGTGATTTGCAAATCAGAATTAAATTCTGGCAACAAGATTCAAACTACGTAGCATATGATTAATCTAAAAAGTCGATCTTAgttttctagtgagagaaactccaacttctcgctaaactttctttctccttcgttcatcgaggaggggtggttttaggtcatttttttgatatagaatcacccctctacatcttttttttcccccttttctttcaatctaaataagtggttttcacatctatcaattttattttttttgtgttttttgtgatttcgtcgtctaagtgcggtgttatgttgttcgtcgtcttgtgcagcgtttgatttcgcgtcttgtcGCGGTGTTTGTCCAGTTTCTATTGAAAGATCTACAtcaatcaattacaaattcaagcaatgatttggacgtcaacgttgcagatccggaagcatgggtatttcggtgatttaggttttatcatattatttgtaggcattttgtcgttgtatgctattaacttgggtgttgtgagtttgtttgcagattcacctttacgtttttagtgatgtttgtatctgatgtactttatcgatttgaatgaatgaatatcatttttttttgtcaaaaatgatTCAAACTAAGTAGAAATCAACATGTATGTAAGTAGGTATACTTATGTCGGTCTTAGGTAAATATGGTCTTTAAATGGATCCAATGATATGGCACATGAGTGATATAAATAGTACTCcgtccgttttaaaatgagtgtcgttttagcaaaaaaaaaattgtttcaaaatgaatactacctccgtccctatatataagacccttttgttaaaattacgggaattaagaaagtagatatttgtattaaagttatttgtaatcactattgtttttacaattttatgcttaagagagagagttagtttatgttttccatatgctatttattgttgattgaagaaaaatatgtataataaatagggcatgcatgtaaagaaataattaatgtacacTATTATAGTGGCTAAAACAACAAATTCTCCATCTACATTACAATACCTCGCTCCTTATACAGGTGCAGCTCTGGCTGAATATTTTATGTACCGTGAACGTCACACTTTAATCATTTATGACGATCCCTCAAAACAAGCACAAGCTTATCGCCAAATGTCTCTTCTATTACGAAGACCACCAGGTCGCGAAGCGTATCCCatggatattttttatttacattatcGTCTTTTGAAAACAACCGCTAAATTAAGTTCTCAGTTAGGTGAAGGAAGTATGACTGCTTTATCAATAGTTGAGACCCAATCAGGAGATGTTTCAGCTTATATTCCTACTAATCTAATTTCCATTACAGATGGCCAAATATTTTTATCTGCCGATCTATTCAATGCTGGAATCAGACCAGCTATTAATGTGGGTATTTCCGTTTCCAGAATTGGATCGGCGACTCAAATTAAAGCCATGAAACAGGTAGCTggtaaattaaaattgaaattggcACAATTTGCAAAATTAGAAGCTTTTGCACAATTCGCTTCTGATTTCAATAAAGCTACGCAAAATCAATTGGCAAGAGGTCAACGATTGAATGGGTTGCTTAAACAATCCCAATCAGCTCCTCTCACTGTGGAAGAACAGATAATAACTATATATACTGGAACGAATGGTTATATTGATTCATTAGAAATTGACCAGGTACGAAAATTTCTCGTTGAGTTAAGGGCTTATTTAAAAACGAGTAAACCTAAATTTAACGAAATCATATCTTCTATCAAGGGACAATTTTTTCCTcaaaatggtcttataattagggacagagATAGTAtcactttcagttttcaatgGAATAATAACTTAttcttttcaattatacccttcaattaatagtatgttacactacttccaaaatattattttttctttaatgagaaacaaaccaatagttgattaggataatttggtaaaattccattctttaatatatatgtaattgactaaaaCAACACTCATTTCAAAACGGAGAGAGTAAGAGTTACTTTATCTTGTTTTAACGTTTGAACATTGAAaggttctttctttcttcttacaTGGAAGCAGAAGTGCTGTGGGGACAAGTCACAGCCGTGCATGCGTGCATCTTTGACTCTACTCTTTCTCCTcttaattaatcatatttctcATTAATTATTCACCCTTCATTAATCATCATTATcatattaacaaataaaaatcacaattattcaatttaattttaataaaaaaaagaaagaaaaagaagaatactcatgattgatttataaaattatcttttattaatgatatgatttttttaaagaaatacaaaattatcttttattaataatatgattttttttaaagaaatagaaagaaaaaatagtaataaatgGTAATTGTATGATAAGAAACAAATCATTAATGATTTGTTAATGCGGTCGGATGAATTAGAAATCctctttcttgtttttgttgtttttctcttttgttagctttgtaaaaaaaaaaaaaatcattaatgatGCATTAAAATTGTAAATTGACTTTtgataaaacataaattttttttacaaaattatttataattaaaaggAAATGCTAACTTAGAAAACATCCAAAAACATTTCGCTGAGATTTTAACCTTCTCTTCCATCAATGCaaaattttttgacaatttttttaccaacataTAGTTTAACTTGCTTCGAGAGGTTAGACTCCAATTATGTGTTAAGATATTCGATTCTTTCGCATCAAACGaaagttaaagaaaaaatatctaAGAACACTCGATATAATAAGTGTCTATTTCAGCTTTACCAAAAGTCAACATTCAAATTCAACTATAAGAATCAATCAATATTAAATCTATCAATCAAAAGAAaactttatcattttattatccATTATGATTTTACTCGGCTCGACTCGAGAAATTAATCTCCACATTTGTGAGATATGGTGTTGGACCAAAAAGAGTAGAGGAAATTTCTGAGTAAAGAAAGGATGCAACATTCGTTGACCCCagctttctctttctcttcttctccttaaccttctctttctctctctaaaaaactcttctttctttctctgcATTTTCACCTCAAACTACCCATACCCATCTCATCTTTTTGCTTCCATTCCAACCCAACAACACTACCAACAAATAAAGAACAAATTTTGAACCTACCCATCATTCAATTTTCATCAAATTATCAACTTCACTAACCATTTTTCATTTGGTCAACGTGGTCAAAGTATTGTGTAGTTTGATGATTTGTATTGTTTAGATCAATAAAgggtttgtttttgttattaacCAATCAAATCAATTGTATATgaatgattatgaagttgtgTTGTTCtagttgaagaaaaatggaaCAAGTgacttcatcatcttcttctaaaactttgtttcttttttgggCTATTTTGGTGTTTGATTTGGTGCTTAAAGCTTCTTCTAATGTTGAAGGTGGGTGGTGGTTACTTTGGTATTTACTATATTAAGCCTTTATTTGATTGTTTCATAAATGTTTCTATATGTGCTTTACTTTACTATGATTAGGAAAATTATTCACCTAGTTTTGATCTATACTAGGTTGCCCTTTAGCTTTATTGTTACTGTTCATATGTTTGATTGAAGAATTATACTGGAGATGACATCATAGTAGCTTTTAGGAATATTCCAACTCAAATATTCTATAGATAGGATCATATGATTGAAGAATTATAGGAAATTTCATATATGGTGATGGTTTTCTGCATCACTAATTTCATATCTTGATTGTTTAGTGGTGAGTgcttaatccaaaacttatggaattcACAGATGACCAGAATTGATGGTAATACCGCGTGACATAATCTACAGGACTTCATTATATTAGTTAGCCTAGTATTTAAGTGTATGCTAATAAGTCTGATTAGTGAAAATTGGGGTTCATGTTACGGTCCTCGGTGTATCATTATTTCACATTGCATAGTGGTTGCCAACGCTTACTTTTTATAGATATGATAATGTTAGTTTTCAGGGTTTGAACCCTGAACCTCGTGCTTACTTGGTATCCTACTCTAAACAAGTTATTATTTTGCAACTGAAGATTGGTTCTTTTTAGCACAGGTGATGCACTGAATGCATTGAAGAGCAACTTGAATGATCCTAACAATGTTCTTCAAAGTTGGGATGCTACCCTTGTCAATCCTTGCACGTGGTTTCATGTTACATGCAATGGTGATAACAGTGTAACCCGTGTGTAAGTTGATATGTCATTTTTACTGTGTTTTATGAATGTGAATGTTTGTCTAtgtagtgaattttttttgtgtgcatTTGAACAGTGATCTTGGAAATGCGGAACTTTCTGGTACACTGGTTTCACAACTGGGTGATCTCTCAAATTTACAGTACTTGTAAGTTGTGATTCAGATATGTTGGTGTTGAGTAATTTGACTGTTTATGAGCAGATTAAGATCAACCTTGTTTCTTGAGTGATACTCTTGTATTTTAGAACTGTAGAAAGTCTCAATCTATATAAGTGAGGACTGTACTGCCTGCTACCATTTCTTTTATCATTGAAGACTGAATCATGAAACTTTATATATCTTCATAAGCTTTCCTTGATATCATCTGGGTTTTGAAGATAGTTGTCTAAATTTCCGAAGGAAAGATTATAAAATTCACTGTATACATGGCTACCTATTTTGGTTTGTCCTGTCACGTTCACAACATATCAGCTAGTTCGTACAAATCACATGAATATGATTTTTCACCTTTCAATTATTTGTTGGACTTTTTTGTTTGTACAAATATGAACTTTCTTCCCCTTTCAATGGCAGGGAACTTTATAGTAATAATATAACAGGAAAAATCCCAGAAGAGCTAGGAAATTTGACAAACTTGGTGAGCTTGGATCTTTACTTGAACCATTTAAGTGGTACCATACCGACTACATTGGGCAAGCTTCTAAAACTACGGTTCCTGTATGCATACTTTCCTTATTCTCATATCTTTGatctataaaatttatttatgttggtTTCAATTGTTTTGTCTTcctttactttgttcagcaTCCTATTTGTTTTGCTTCCCGACGCAATATGCGGTAGATTTTAGAGTCTCTACAGCATGACCATTTCGTTTCCAgcaaaaatgtaatatacaaaaATGCACGTCTAAAAAAGCATAgtcctttgtcaaaaaaaaaaaagaaaagaagcatagtcctatttttgtttttgctgcTGGTCGTGGTTATTATTACTTGTTTCAATAGTGTGATTATGTGCCAACTCGTCTCAATATCTGGCTATCAAAGATGCAACCAATTCAACACAATAGCTATTTATTTGTATGCACACTTATGGGCTAAGGAGGTGGTGAAGCCTGCTTAAGTTTCTTATTTTACTGGTTTATAGATAAGCTTGATTTAGCATAACcatatctgatttttttatcaaataatccTGATTACATGTAATAATCCCCATTCCtcatttcaaataattaaagctATGAGCCCCATGATATTTTAAAGGACTTGTTACAAAATATGTTACAATATTATTCTGATCTTATGATGATATCTTGATATTATGTTACAATATTTCAGTTTATTTCAGTCTATCTTATAAGATTAGTTTCATATATTCTAACAGGACCGGCGCTCAATTGTTTGCATGGTCTTTTCGtgcaatttttcttcttttctttttattgcaaTTAAATGGAATTTGCATTTTGCACAACCAGATGTGTAAAAATTTCTAGTACGATTATCTAATTTGCATTTGGCCTTGAGTGagatataattttcatttttgacaaATTCGCTTTGCATGGTAGATATTTGATATCTTTCCTTCCTATGCTAGTAAACACACTCTTTTCATGCATTTGATAACTAGTTGCACATCATGGCTTATTATTCTACTTTATCAGTTGTATATCACAAACTAATTATTCATCTTGCTCTCCAAAACAGGCGTCTCAATAATAACACCTTGACTGGCCACATTCCCATGTCTTTGACAAATGTTTCTTCGCTGCAAGTTCTGTGAGTGTTACtcctttattttgatttgtcaTGAGTTATAGAGTTAAAGTAGAATCCTATTTCCTATTTATACTAGATTCATATATTTCCATGTGTAAATTGACACAACGGCCATCTTGGAATACAGCGATCTTTCAAACAACGATCTAGAAGGAACTGTCCCAGTGAATGgttcattttcattatttacTCCTATCAGGTCGGTGCagataattattttcttatttggtCTTGTTGTTGACGGTTGACCTGAAACTTTGCTAATGGCATGTGTTCCACTTTACAGTTATCAAAATAATCGTCGCTTGATACAACCAAAAAACGCTCCCGCACCACTTTCTCCACCAGCACCAACTTCTTCAGGTTCATTGATGTCtgtttttaattgaattattttcaAGTGTTAAAGAATAACCCTTTCcaaaaaattgttaaagaaTAACTTGAACTGAAAGCTTCAATTCAGAATATAACCCTAGCTTGCTCACAACTCTCTTGAATTCAAGTTAGACTcaactttttccaaaaatttgatttaagacggaaaaataatcaaactaGATCAACTTGAAATCGATGTTATGTTAAAAAACCACTTGACCTAAAAGTTTGAGCTGTAAAACAAAAGCTAAGGATGGTTTTCTACAACTCTTAAAATTGAGGCTATACGAAACAAGTTTTCTATTTCACTTGTACTTTGCCACTGTTTCTTTTAGAATCCACCTCTAACCTTTTTTCTTATCTTACCTACCATTATCTCTTTTGCCCCTTTTCCTCCAAAGAACAAGGATAAATGATGTTATAATTGATAGTCATTGACTATGTGGCTTTTTCGAAACACAATTgtattaaacatttttattttttattctgtGACAATTtattgtttcaagttatatttattattaaacttTTAATCCTTTTTGCAGGTGGTAGTAATACTGGAGCTATTGCTGGAGGAGTTGCTGCTGGTGCTGCTCTGTTGTTTGCCGCTCCTGCAATTGCACTTGCTTATTGGCGAAAAAGAAAACCACAGGATCATTTCTTTGACGTTCCTGGttagttaaataacataaaacatgGTTATACATGTTGACAAATGCtgcattatatatttattaccGATGAACCAACATTTTGTCTTTTACCCCTGTAGCTGAGGAGGATCCCGAAGTTCACCTTGGTCAACTTAAAAGGTTTTCTCTACGTGAGCTGCTAGTAGCAACAGATAACTTCAGTAACAAAAATATTCTAGGTAGAGGTGGATTCGGAAAGGTTTATAAAGGACGCTTGGCTGATAGCACACTTGTAGCTGTAAAGAGACTTAAAGAGGAACGTACACAAGGTGGGGAGCTGCAATTTCAAACAGAAGTGGAAATGATCAGTATGGCTGTGCATCGTAATTTGCTTCGGCTTCGTGGATTTTGCATGACATCTACTGAACGTTTGCTTGTGTATCCTTACATGGCCAATGGAAGTGTAGCATCATGTTTACGAGGTGCCCCATGTTTTCTCTCATATATTCTTTTCTGGCAGAGATGTTATAAGTGCTAATGTTTAATGCAAAATATGTTTCTGATTTATTATCGAAAAAATAACAACTAATCTTTCCTAGATATCATCTGGAAGCTACATTAACACAGAACACGGGAATTCGTAAATagttcaaattttcaaatacaAACGAACGTTCTTACTgttgaaaatcaaaatttgcagTTTCATATTAAAACTGTGTTTTGGTGTATTGATTTTGATGTTGTAGAACGTAACGAGGTTGATCCGCCGCTTGAGTGGCCAATGCGGAAGAATATTGCACTGGGATCTGCCAGAGGGCTTGCTTACTTGCATGATCACTGTGACCCTAAGATTATTCATCGTGATGTGAAAGCTGCAAATATATTGTTGGATGAGGAATTTGAAGCAGTTGTGGGAGATTTCGGTTTAGCAAAGCTTATGGATTACAAAGATACCCATGTTACTACTGCTGTCCGTGGTACGATTGGACATATAGCACCTGAGTACCTGTCAACTGGAAAGTCTTCAGAAAAGACTGATGTTTTTGGATATGGTGTGATGCTTCTTGAACTAATAACTGGACAAAGGGCTTTTGATCTAGCACGTCTTGccaatgatgatgatgttatgtTGCTTGATTGGGTAGGTTTTCAATTATCTTAAAAACATGTCATTAgtatttgaacaatttttgtTAACTGTCTGTTTACAGTGATTTTTGGTTAAGTTCTGCA
Proteins encoded in this window:
- the LOC11421599 gene encoding BRASSINOSTEROID INSENSITIVE 1-associated receptor kinase 1 — translated: MEQVTSSSSSKTLFLFWAILVFDLVLKASSNVEGDALNALKSNLNDPNNVLQSWDATLVNPCTWFHVTCNGDNSVTRVDLGNAELSGTLVSQLGDLSNLQYLELYSNNITGKIPEELGNLTNLVSLDLYLNHLSGTIPTTLGKLLKLRFLRLNNNTLTGHIPMSLTNVSSLQVLDLSNNDLEGTVPVNGSFSLFTPISYQNNRRLIQPKNAPAPLSPPAPTSSGGSNTGAIAGGVAAGAALLFAAPAIALAYWRKRKPQDHFFDVPAEEDPEVHLGQLKRFSLRELLVATDNFSNKNILGRGGFGKVYKGRLADSTLVAVKRLKEERTQGGELQFQTEVEMISMAVHRNLLRLRGFCMTSTERLLVYPYMANGSVASCLRERNEVDPPLEWPMRKNIALGSARGLAYLHDHCDPKIIHRDVKAANILLDEEFEAVVGDFGLAKLMDYKDTHVTTAVRGTIGHIAPEYLSTGKSSEKTDVFGYGVMLLELITGQRAFDLARLANDDDVMLLDWVKGLLKDKKLETLVDAELKGNYEDDEVEQLIQVALLCTQGSPMERPKMSEVVRMLEGDGLAEKWEQWQKEETYRQDFNNNHMHHHNANWIVVDSTSHIQPDELSGPR
- the LOC120578125 gene encoding ATP synthase subunit alpha, chloroplastic, coding for MYTIIVAKTTNSPSTLQYLAPYTGAALAEYFMYRERHTLIIYDDPSKQAQAYRQMSLLLRRPPGREAYPMDIFYLHYRLLKTTAKLSSQLGEGSMTALSIVETQSGDVSAYIPTNLISITDGQIFLSADLFNAGIRPAINVGISVSRIGSATQIKAMKQVAGKLKLKLAQFAKLEAFAQFASDFNKATQNQLARGQRLNGLLKQSQSAPLTVEEQIITIYTGTNGYIDSLEIDQVRKFLVELRAYLKTSKPKFNEIISSIKGQFFPQNGLIIRDRDSITFSFQWNNNLFFSIIPFN